Proteins encoded by one window of Ulvibacter sp. MAR_2010_11:
- a CDS encoding sodium-translocating pyrophosphatase, with product MESMMIYMPIAMAVLGLLYMAFKRSWVMKQDAGDGKMKEISDHIYEGALAFLNAEYRLLAVFVLIVSIALAAVSVIVPTTHWLIVIAFIFGAFFSALAGNMGMKIATKTNVRTTQAARTSLPNALKVSFGGGTVMGLGVAGLAVLGLTAFFIFFFHFFMGGVWTNTGDMTIVLETLAGFSLGAESIALFARVGGGIYTKAADVGADLVGKVEAGIPEDDPRNPATIADNVGDNVGDVAGMGADLFGSYVATVLAAMVLGNYVIKDMGGSLADGFGGIGPVLLPMAIAGAGIIISVIGTMLVKIKSNDAKEAQVMGALNIGNWVSIILVAISCFVLVKWMLPETMQMEFFGEGLVEISSLRVFGATIIGLIVGGMISSVTEYYTGLGKKPILKIVEKSSTGAGTNIIAGLATGMISTFPSVLLFAGAIWASYAFAGFYGVALAASAMMATTAMQLAIDAFGPISDNAGGIAEMSEQDPIVRERTDILDSVGNTTAATGKGFAIASAALTSLALFAAYVTFTGIDGINIFKAPVLAMLFVGGMIPVVFSALAMNAVGKAAMEMVQEVRRQFREIPGIMEGTGKPQYDKCVAISTKASLKEMMLPGLLTIGFPLVITFVPMIFGMDNMAIAEMLGGYMAGVTVSGVLWAIFQNNAGGAWDNAKKSFEAGVMINGEMTYKGSEAHKAAVTGDTVGDPFKDTSGPSMNILIKLTCLIGLVIAPILGGHVIADDLNSSEEMIFIDEDGNKTILTDKEAKQVANTSEVSKEVKVEMSVDGDVTTANVTIKTTKDGETTTETKTFSGTEAEVEAQIEALKDVDVNVKGNKVVKEIEVTKKQ from the coding sequence ATGGAATCAATGATGATTTATATGCCAATTGCAATGGCAGTGTTAGGGTTACTTTATATGGCCTTCAAAAGATCTTGGGTAATGAAACAAGATGCAGGTGATGGTAAGATGAAAGAAATTTCAGATCACATCTACGAAGGCGCCCTTGCCTTTTTAAATGCAGAGTACAGATTACTTGCCGTTTTTGTACTTATTGTGAGTATTGCCTTGGCAGCGGTATCGGTCATCGTACCAACCACACACTGGCTAATTGTAATTGCCTTTATTTTTGGGGCGTTTTTCTCTGCTCTCGCAGGGAATATGGGGATGAAAATAGCCACTAAAACAAACGTGCGTACCACACAGGCTGCGAGAACCAGCCTACCCAACGCATTAAAAGTCTCATTTGGCGGAGGAACCGTTATGGGATTAGGTGTTGCCGGATTGGCAGTTTTAGGCCTTACAGCATTTTTTATCTTTTTCTTCCATTTCTTTATGGGAGGAGTTTGGACAAACACAGGTGACATGACCATCGTACTGGAAACCCTTGCAGGCTTCTCGTTAGGGGCCGAATCTATCGCATTGTTTGCGAGAGTTGGGGGTGGAATTTATACAAAGGCCGCCGATGTAGGTGCCGATTTAGTTGGAAAAGTGGAAGCGGGTATTCCTGAAGATGATCCACGTAACCCTGCAACTATCGCCGATAACGTGGGTGATAATGTTGGGGATGTTGCCGGAATGGGAGCCGATTTGTTTGGATCGTATGTAGCAACTGTGTTGGCAGCCATGGTACTTGGAAACTATGTAATTAAGGACATGGGAGGTTCGCTGGCAGATGGCTTTGGAGGCATTGGCCCTGTATTATTACCAATGGCAATAGCCGGTGCCGGAATTATTATTTCGGTGATTGGAACCATGTTGGTAAAAATTAAAAGTAACGACGCAAAAGAAGCTCAGGTTATGGGCGCTTTAAATATCGGAAACTGGGTATCTATTATTTTAGTAGCTATCTCATGTTTTGTTTTAGTAAAATGGATGCTTCCCGAAACCATGCAAATGGAATTCTTTGGGGAAGGTCTTGTGGAAATTTCTTCACTTCGTGTGTTTGGAGCAACCATCATCGGTCTTATAGTTGGCGGAATGATTTCTTCAGTAACAGAATACTACACAGGGTTGGGTAAAAAACCAATCTTAAAAATAGTTGAAAAATCAAGTACAGGAGCAGGTACAAACATCATTGCCGGTTTGGCGACAGGGATGATCTCAACCTTTCCATCGGTACTTTTATTTGCAGGTGCTATCTGGGCGTCCTATGCATTCGCAGGTTTCTACGGAGTTGCTTTGGCAGCTTCAGCGATGATGGCAACTACAGCCATGCAGTTGGCAATTGATGCTTTTGGACCTATTAGTGATAACGCAGGTGGAATCGCCGAAATGAGCGAACAGGATCCAATCGTACGTGAGCGTACAGATATTCTGGATTCGGTTGGAAATACAACAGCAGCAACCGGAAAAGGATTTGCAATTGCTTCGGCCGCACTTACCTCTCTGGCTTTGTTTGCAGCTTATGTGACTTTTACGGGTATTGATGGTATTAACATCTTTAAAGCGCCGGTATTGGCCATGTTATTTGTAGGGGGAATGATTCCTGTGGTATTTTCAGCATTGGCCATGAATGCCGTTGGAAAAGCCGCTATGGAAATGGTACAAGAAGTACGAAGACAATTTAGAGAAATTCCCGGGATTATGGAAGGGACAGGAAAGCCTCAATACGACAAATGTGTGGCTATTTCTACCAAAGCTTCTTTAAAGGAAATGATGCTGCCGGGATTATTGACCATCGGATTTCCATTGGTGATCACCTTTGTTCCTATGATCTTTGGAATGGACAATATGGCTATTGCCGAAATGTTAGGTGGTTATATGGCAGGTGTGACTGTGAGTGGTGTACTTTGGGCTATTTTCCAGAATAATGCCGGAGGTGCCTGGGACAACGCTAAGAAATCGTTTGAAGCCGGAGTAATGATCAACGGTGAAATGACCTATAAAGGTTCCGAAGCTCACAAAGCAGCGGTAACGGGTGATACTGTTGGTGATCCTTTCAAGGATACTTCAGGACCTTCTATGAACATCTTGATTAAGCTTACTTGTTTAATTGGATTGGTGATCGCTCCTATCTTGGGAGGTCATGTGATTGCCGATGACTTGAATAGTTCAGAAGAAATGATTTTTATTGATGAAGACGGAAACAAAACTATTTTAACCGATAAGGAAGCAAAGCAGGTCGCCAATACTTCTGAAGTTTCAAAAGAAGTAAAAGTTGAAATGTCTGTAGATGGAGATGTTACTACAGCCAATGTTACTATAAAAACTACCAAAGATGGTGAAACTACTACTGAAACAAAAACTTTTTCAGGAACCGAAGCGGAAGTAGAGGCTCAAATTGAAGCCTTGAAAGATGTAGATGTAAATGTAAAAGGCAATAAAGTGGTAAAAGAAATTGAAGTCACTAAAAAGCAATAG
- a CDS encoding MgtC/SapB family protein: MNYPDLITLGISFGLGMLIGLQREKTDNKIAGVRTFTLIAVLGTISGFLTRDFENPFIFPMMGIALAGFLITANIIKLKKQKEADIGQTTEVAALLMFALGGYLVLGNQVIAIIVGGSMAVLLYVKEHLHDLIDKLKDKDLAAIMTFAGISLVVLPILPDKTYGPLDVLNPQNIWLMVTLIVGISVAGYFIYKFLGKKAGVISNGILGGIISSTATTVSYARKTKDTKNISKLSAFVITASATVSLVRIMIEIGVVLRGKTSEVILPLIVFFIFMVLVCIGLFYLINKEETNDTMPEPKNPAQFKSALFFGLLYGVILLTVAFAEKELGDGGLYTVSVIGGLANKDAITLSLSQLVKGGLDSSFGWRLILVATLSNFAFKVVLSAILGTKQLVKWTAIAFGLSMIAGLLLLWLWPESWQL, encoded by the coding sequence ATGAATTATCCGGATCTAATAACACTTGGGATCTCGTTCGGGCTGGGAATGCTCATCGGACTACAACGGGAAAAAACCGACAATAAAATTGCGGGTGTCCGCACATTTACCCTAATTGCTGTATTAGGGACCATCTCCGGATTTCTTACCCGAGATTTTGAAAATCCGTTCATCTTTCCCATGATGGGAATTGCACTCGCCGGCTTTTTAATTACCGCTAATATTATCAAACTCAAAAAACAGAAGGAAGCAGATATTGGTCAGACTACAGAGGTAGCCGCCCTGCTCATGTTTGCCTTGGGAGGTTATTTGGTATTGGGCAATCAGGTTATTGCCATAATAGTGGGAGGCTCAATGGCTGTACTGCTTTATGTGAAAGAACATCTGCATGACCTAATAGACAAGTTGAAGGATAAAGATTTGGCAGCCATAATGACCTTTGCCGGAATTTCGCTGGTAGTATTGCCCATACTTCCCGATAAAACCTATGGCCCGTTAGATGTTTTAAATCCACAAAACATCTGGTTAATGGTTACTTTAATTGTGGGGATCAGCGTAGCCGGTTATTTTATATATAAGTTTTTAGGCAAGAAGGCGGGTGTGATTTCAAACGGTATCCTAGGCGGAATTATCAGTAGTACAGCAACTACGGTGAGCTATGCGCGTAAAACCAAGGACACTAAAAATATAAGTAAACTATCCGCCTTTGTAATTACGGCATCCGCTACTGTTTCGTTGGTTAGAATAATGATAGAGATTGGGGTAGTACTTCGCGGAAAAACTTCGGAAGTAATTCTACCACTTATCGTATTTTTCATCTTTATGGTGCTTGTGTGTATTGGGTTGTTTTATCTTATAAATAAAGAGGAGACCAACGATACAATGCCCGAACCGAAAAATCCGGCCCAGTTTAAAAGCGCGCTGTTTTTCGGACTCTTATACGGGGTAATATTACTTACCGTTGCTTTTGCTGAAAAAGAATTAGGAGACGGCGGCTTGTACACAGTTTCAGTTATAGGCGGTCTGGCTAATAAGGATGCAATAACCTTGTCGCTGTCACAACTCGTTAAGGGAGGATTGGATAGCTCTTTTGGTTGGCGACTTATCCTGGTGGCGACCCTTTCAAATTTTGCTTTTAAAGTAGTCTTAAGTGCAATTTTAGGGACAAAACAACTTGTAAAATGGACGGCAATTGCGTTTGGTTTGTCTATGATTGCCGGACTTTTATTGTTATGGCTTTGGCCCGAATCCTGGCAATTATAG
- a CDS encoding M23 family metallopeptidase, translating into MKTICIVFFCLMNISLYAKPNVTYYQEYEALGFALYADNHEICPVYVQFDFTLRNLRVENKSKAYFVIPPKSVRFKITNLLVVSPLEDFSFTYIANTNFGNPEDSDYDGVFQYYLPFKKGEAYKVKQGYEGAFSHLDTYAIDFDMPEGTEIYAARGGMVVNVEQSHEKSCKTEACAKDNNFILIYHNDGTFAEYSHIKHNGSLVKKGDMVKIGQAIGYSGNVGWSDGPHLHFEVYLPKPFQKERLKTNFLTGDGSDYSILAEYMQYTRDY; encoded by the coding sequence ATGAAAACGATTTGTATTGTGTTTTTCTGCTTGATGAATATTTCGCTTTATGCGAAACCCAACGTCACCTATTATCAGGAGTATGAAGCTTTGGGTTTTGCACTCTATGCAGACAATCATGAAATCTGTCCGGTGTATGTTCAATTCGATTTTACCCTCAGAAACTTAAGGGTGGAAAATAAATCCAAGGCTTATTTTGTAATTCCTCCAAAAAGTGTCCGATTTAAAATTACAAACCTATTAGTGGTTAGCCCTTTAGAAGATTTTAGCTTTACATACATTGCGAATACTAATTTTGGAAATCCTGAAGATTCAGATTACGATGGAGTATTTCAGTATTACTTGCCTTTTAAAAAGGGCGAAGCTTATAAAGTGAAACAAGGCTATGAAGGAGCGTTTTCACATCTCGATACCTATGCAATCGATTTTGACATGCCCGAAGGCACCGAAATTTATGCAGCCAGAGGCGGAATGGTGGTAAATGTTGAACAAAGCCATGAAAAATCTTGTAAGACAGAAGCGTGTGCCAAAGACAATAATTTTATTTTAATATACCACAATGACGGCACTTTCGCCGAGTATTCACATATCAAACACAATGGATCTTTAGTTAAAAAGGGCGATATGGTTAAAATAGGACAAGCCATTGGTTACAGCGGTAATGTGGGATGGTCTGATGGGCCTCATTTGCACTTCGAAGTATATCTACCCAAACCATTTCAAAAAGAAAGATTAAAAACGAATTTCCTCACCGGCGATGGTAGTGATTATAGCATATTAGCCGAATATATGCAATACACGAGAGATTACTAA
- a CDS encoding deoxynucleoside kinase: protein MHVAIAGNIGSGKTTLTRLLAKHYKWKAHFEDVEDNPYLDDFYNQMERWSFNLQIYFLNSRFRQILDIRKSGKDIIQDRTIYEDAYIFAPNLHAMGLMTNRDYENYRSLFDLMESVTEGPDLLIYLRSSIPNLVNQIHKRGREYENSISIDYLSRLNERYEAWVHEYDKGNLIVLDVDSLNFVDQPEHLGEVINKIDAELHGLFKT, encoded by the coding sequence ATGCATGTTGCGATTGCAGGAAACATTGGCTCCGGAAAAACCACGTTAACGCGTTTACTGGCAAAACACTACAAATGGAAAGCCCATTTTGAAGACGTCGAAGACAACCCTTATTTGGACGATTTTTACAATCAGATGGAGCGGTGGTCCTTTAACCTTCAGATTTACTTTTTAAACAGTAGATTTCGTCAAATCCTCGACATTCGAAAAAGCGGGAAGGATATTATTCAGGATCGGACCATTTATGAGGATGCCTATATTTTTGCGCCCAACCTTCATGCCATGGGTCTTATGACCAACCGTGACTACGAAAACTATCGCTCCTTGTTCGATTTGATGGAAAGTGTTACCGAAGGTCCCGATTTGCTTATTTATTTGCGAAGTTCCATCCCTAATTTGGTGAATCAAATTCACAAACGCGGACGCGAATACGAAAATTCCATAAGCATTGACTACCTCAGCAGGCTGAACGAACGCTATGAGGCGTGGGTTCATGAATACGATAAGGGCAATCTTATAGTACTCGATGTGGATAGCCTAAACTTTGTAGACCAACCGGAGCATTTGGGAGAGGTTATCAATAAAATTGATGCCGAATTGCACGGGCTTTTCAAAACTTAA
- a CDS encoding App1 family protein gives MGFFKKDPLQIIAFQSYGTDSHLYIRGRALEDEQIDLADKGFFSLLTNSWKRFSTDELAHTRIKIKLSDGSIFYTETDDKGYFKLKETHKGLRDLTNDEGWLAVELSFDPLITNRVISNDNRFPGEVAIPSENGMFGVISDIDDTILHTGLTSALKWQVLKNTFLKRAEKRTPLEGAAEFYHQLHRGKSGIDANPVYYVSHSPWNLYRYLEYFLKKNNFPKGPLLLRNFSSPFRKKIQAEKPQKQTEIIDILNTYPKLPFILIGDSGEHDPDIYIEIAEAFPDRILAIYLRSVRHKKKMIRVEGLTQDYNKVPVLLVEKSKQAIEHAREHGFIQ, from the coding sequence ATGGGTTTTTTCAAGAAAGATCCGCTGCAGATTATTGCCTTTCAAAGCTATGGTACAGATTCACATTTATACATTCGCGGAAGAGCTTTGGAAGATGAACAAATTGATCTGGCAGATAAAGGTTTTTTTAGTTTGCTTACCAACAGTTGGAAACGTTTTTCGACCGATGAGTTGGCTCATACCAGGATAAAAATTAAATTGTCCGATGGCTCAATATTTTATACCGAAACCGACGATAAAGGTTATTTTAAATTAAAAGAAACACACAAGGGACTCCGGGATCTCACAAATGATGAAGGTTGGCTTGCCGTCGAACTCTCCTTTGACCCCCTCATAACCAATCGGGTTATAAGTAATGATAACCGATTCCCCGGAGAGGTTGCAATTCCTTCAGAAAATGGCATGTTTGGGGTTATTAGTGATATAGACGACACTATTTTGCATACCGGTCTTACTTCGGCCTTAAAATGGCAGGTATTAAAAAACACTTTTTTAAAAAGAGCCGAAAAAAGGACTCCGCTGGAAGGTGCCGCAGAATTTTATCATCAGTTGCATCGCGGTAAAAGTGGAATTGATGCCAATCCTGTTTACTATGTAAGTCATAGTCCCTGGAATTTATATCGCTACCTCGAATATTTTTTGAAGAAAAACAACTTCCCCAAAGGGCCTCTTTTGTTGCGTAATTTTTCGAGTCCGTTCAGAAAAAAAATTCAGGCTGAAAAACCACAAAAACAAACTGAAATAATAGATATATTAAATACCTACCCAAAATTGCCATTTATCTTAATTGGAGACAGTGGTGAGCACGATCCAGATATTTATATAGAAATTGCTGAGGCATTCCCAGATAGAATTCTCGCCATCTATTTAAGAAGCGTGCGGCACAAAAAGAAAATGATTCGTGTAGAAGGACTCACTCAGGATTATAATAAAGTGCCGGTGCTATTGGTCGAAAAAAGTAAACAAGCCATTGAGCACGCGAGAGAACACGGATTTATTCAGTAA
- a CDS encoding inorganic diphosphatase: MTAAKRKTFDVLIEIPKGSRNKYEYDFKLKKIRFDRMLFSSMMYPADYGFIPETLALDGDPLDVLVLGGEPTFPMCVMEVKPIGVFHMADEKGPDEKVICVPVSDPIWNSLNDLSDMNPHIVKEIEHFFQVYKDLEKKRVDVGGWGDASEAYEIVDKCLERYEDSDHKKQKSFTI; this comes from the coding sequence ATGACAGCAGCAAAAAGAAAAACATTCGATGTATTAATTGAAATCCCAAAAGGGAGTAGAAATAAATATGAATACGATTTTAAATTAAAAAAAATTCGCTTCGACAGAATGTTATTCTCTTCGATGATGTATCCTGCAGATTACGGTTTTATTCCTGAAACATTGGCACTGGACGGAGATCCGCTTGACGTATTGGTATTGGGTGGTGAGCCAACATTCCCAATGTGCGTGATGGAAGTAAAGCCTATTGGAGTTTTCCATATGGCCGATGAAAAAGGACCGGATGAAAAAGTAATCTGTGTTCCCGTTTCCGATCCTATTTGGAATAGTTTGAATGACCTTTCAGATATGAATCCGCATATTGTAAAGGAAATTGAGCACTTTTTCCAAGTATACAAAGACTTAGAAAAAAAACGTGTTGATGTCGGCGGCTGGGGAGATGCTTCCGAAGCCTACGAAATCGTCGATAAATGTTTGGAACGGTATGAAGATAGTGACCACAAAAAACAAAAGAGTTTTACCATTTAA
- the ppk1 gene encoding polyphosphate kinase 1 gives MASLYNSKYFHRDLSWLRFNHRVLQEAADKRNPLYERIKFLAIFSSNLDEFFRVRVSDIRQIKNVEKPLRKKLITKPNKVLKEIKNQVDIQQNEFGRIFKEQILPDLETENIHLIHWKQFSGTHKEIAKHYFNESLKDKLVQKKYTKNSKDALFPENESLYLAGELDDNEIQLIQIPEDEPRFFVFPKVNGKHYITFIDDILKYSLKLHPVKEEATKYYSLKISRDAELYIEDEFSGNLMDKIKKSLPKRAKGQATRVLIDLEMPKSLQTSLKNILDANDTDIILGGAYHNFKDFFSFPNPTSKDLSNQELPPLPHAVMQSDSMFSAITQKDQLLHYPYQSFEPVIRLLEEAAIDPKVTKIKITIYRAASKSRLNDAIALAAKNGKEVTVFIEVKARFDEQNNLKWGAIFEKNGAKVIYSYPDIKVHSKILFIERLEEEKTVRYAYIATGNFNENTATLYTDFGLMTAHPKITKEIDKVFLVLDRTIIVPKTKRILVSPFTARVKFTELVNNEIEYAREGKEAYIILKMNSLEDKDMIKLLYRASDAGVKIKLLIRGICSLVPGIKNQSENITVTSIVDRFLEHGRVFIFGNAGDELVYIGSADWMTRNLNHRIEVVTPIYDVDHKKTIRELIDIQLSDTIKARILDAEQTNNYIAASDKKLQSQPETYTYFKNLTE, from the coding sequence ATGGCATCACTCTACAATTCAAAATACTTTCACCGGGATTTATCATGGCTACGCTTTAATCATCGTGTGCTTCAGGAAGCCGCCGACAAGAGAAATCCGTTATACGAGCGCATAAAATTTCTGGCAATCTTTTCATCGAATCTGGATGAATTTTTCAGGGTTCGGGTGTCGGATATCCGACAAATTAAAAATGTTGAGAAACCGCTTCGGAAAAAACTCATTACCAAACCGAACAAGGTTTTAAAGGAAATTAAAAATCAGGTGGATATTCAGCAAAATGAGTTCGGCCGAATTTTCAAAGAACAAATTCTTCCCGATCTGGAAACAGAAAACATTCATCTTATTCATTGGAAACAATTTTCAGGCACCCATAAAGAAATTGCAAAGCATTACTTCAATGAATCACTGAAGGATAAATTGGTTCAGAAAAAATACACCAAAAACAGTAAAGACGCTCTTTTTCCTGAAAATGAGAGCTTATATCTGGCAGGAGAATTGGACGATAATGAAATTCAATTAATTCAAATTCCGGAAGACGAACCGCGATTCTTCGTTTTTCCGAAGGTAAATGGTAAACATTACATCACATTTATCGATGACATCCTGAAGTATTCTTTGAAACTACATCCGGTGAAAGAAGAAGCTACAAAATATTATTCCTTAAAGATATCCCGTGATGCAGAGCTATATATTGAAGATGAGTTTTCGGGTAATTTGATGGATAAAATTAAAAAATCGTTGCCAAAACGTGCCAAAGGACAGGCTACCCGGGTGCTAATTGATTTGGAAATGCCAAAGTCGCTTCAAACCAGCCTAAAAAACATTCTGGATGCAAACGACACCGACATAATTCTGGGAGGTGCCTACCATAATTTCAAAGATTTTTTCAGCTTCCCTAATCCTACTTCAAAAGATTTGTCCAACCAAGAATTGCCTCCTTTACCACATGCGGTGATGCAAAGTGATTCTATGTTTTCGGCAATTACGCAAAAAGATCAATTATTACATTATCCTTATCAGTCTTTTGAGCCGGTAATTCGCCTATTGGAAGAAGCCGCAATCGATCCCAAGGTGACCAAAATAAAAATTACCATCTATCGTGCAGCTAGTAAGTCTCGTCTAAATGATGCGATTGCGCTTGCCGCAAAAAACGGCAAAGAAGTAACCGTGTTTATTGAAGTAAAAGCCCGTTTCGATGAACAAAACAATTTAAAATGGGGTGCCATCTTCGAGAAAAACGGAGCCAAGGTCATTTACAGTTACCCCGACATTAAAGTACATTCTAAAATTTTGTTCATCGAGCGACTGGAGGAGGAAAAGACGGTAAGATATGCCTATATCGCCACCGGCAATTTCAATGAAAACACCGCCACATTGTACACAGATTTTGGCTTAATGACGGCGCACCCTAAAATCACAAAAGAAATAGACAAGGTCTTTTTGGTCTTAGATCGAACCATTATTGTTCCAAAAACCAAACGAATTTTAGTATCTCCTTTTACGGCAAGAGTAAAATTCACCGAATTGGTGAACAACGAAATTGAATACGCACGTGAAGGAAAAGAGGCCTACATTATCTTAAAAATGAACAGTCTGGAAGACAAGGACATGATTAAGCTGCTTTACCGGGCAAGTGACGCCGGGGTGAAAATAAAATTGCTTATTCGCGGAATCTGTTCGTTGGTACCCGGAATTAAGAATCAAAGTGAGAACATAACCGTAACCTCTATTGTCGATCGATTTTTGGAACATGGGCGCGTGTTTATTTTCGGGAATGCCGGCGATGAATTGGTGTATATTGGTTCGGCAGATTGGATGACACGTAACCTAAATCACCGAATCGAGGTTGTCACGCCCATTTATGATGTGGATCACAAAAAAACCATTCGTGAGCTAATTGATATTCAACTTTCAGATACGATAAAGGCCCGAATTTTGGATGCTGAACAAACTAATAATTATATAGCGGCGTCCGATAAAAAATTACAGTCTCAACCGGAAACTTATACCTATTTTAAGAATCTTACTGAATAA
- a CDS encoding response regulator transcription factor, whose product MTKPVKILLAEDEISLGQIVKESLETRGFTVLHCKDGAEALAKYQDAKPDLLVLDVMMPKKDGFTLAKEIRMEDKQIPIIFLTAKSQTKDVVEGFGIGGNDYLKKPFSMEELIVRIENLLDRKKLQDSQDLIEIGDYTFQFKKQTLQYKNEASQLLTHREAHLLFHLYNNKNEVLERSFILKKLWGNDDFFNARSMDVFISKLRKKLSSDEAIKIINVRGFGYKLTF is encoded by the coding sequence ATGACTAAGCCTGTTAAGATATTGTTGGCCGAAGATGAAATTTCACTGGGACAAATTGTAAAAGAAAGTCTCGAGACTAGAGGTTTCACTGTACTCCATTGCAAGGATGGCGCTGAGGCATTGGCGAAATACCAGGATGCGAAACCGGATTTACTCGTCCTTGATGTAATGATGCCAAAAAAAGACGGATTTACATTGGCAAAGGAAATACGCATGGAAGACAAGCAAATTCCAATTATCTTTTTAACTGCCAAATCGCAAACCAAAGATGTTGTAGAGGGTTTTGGAATTGGCGGCAACGATTATTTGAAAAAACCCTTCAGTATGGAAGAGCTAATCGTGCGAATTGAAAATCTACTCGACCGAAAAAAACTTCAGGATTCGCAGGACCTCATTGAAATAGGAGACTATACCTTTCAGTTTAAAAAACAAACCCTTCAGTATAAAAATGAAGCATCTCAGCTTTTAACCCATAGGGAGGCACATCTGCTTTTTCATTTGTATAACAATAAAAATGAAGTCTTGGAACGTTCCTTTATTTTGAAAAAATTGTGGGGCAACGACGATTTTTTCAACGCCCGAAGTATGGACGTGTTTATTTCGAAGCTCCGAAAAAAATTGAGTAGCGACGAAGCCATTAAAATTATCAATGTTCGCGGGTTTGGTTATAAACTCACTTTTTAA